The nucleotide window GCTGCTGATCGGTCACGCGCTGGCGGACTATCCGCTGCAAGGTGCTTTCCTCGCGAAGGCCAAGGACCGCCACTCGGACTCCGGAGCGATGTTCGCGGAGAGCGTGCCGCCAAAGGGGCTGTGGATCCACGCGCTGACCGCCCACTCGCTGGTGCATGCGGGATCGGTATGGATCATCACCGGCTCGGTGGTGCTCGCGCTGATCGAACTGGTGCTGCACTGGATCATCGATTTCGCCAAGTGCGAGGGCTGGACCGGCTTCACCACGGATCAGATGCTGCACGTCCTCTGCAAGATCGGCTACGCCGCCGTGATCGCCACCGGCCTTGTGGCGGCGAAGGGCGTCATTTGCTGCCCATGACCACGGTGCCGTCCCACCCTGCGGGCGGCTCCACGGCGTAATCCGCCGACCACTTTGCCAGACGGCTGGCCGCGCCATCCTCGGGATCGGCGCGCTGGAGTTCGAGAAACGCTTCCGCCGCGCGTGCGAACTCTCCCTTCTGGAACAAGGCGAGTGCCACAGCGAACGCTTCGTCCAGATCCGGATCGCGGGACAAGGTGTGCAGCTCCACCGGTTCATGGCGGCCCTTCACCCGGATACTGCCCACGCAGCGGAGTTTCGCGTTGCCATCGGTGGCATCGACCACTGCTCCGGAGACCAGCAACGGCACGGCGAAATACTTGGTCATCCCTTCGATGCGCGAGGCGAGGTTCACGGCATCGCCAATCACTCCAAACTCCGTGCGCTCGCGCGACCCGATCTCCCCCGCCAGCACTTCGCCGAGATGGAGCCCGACGCCGATCTTGAACGGTTCACGCCCCTCATCCATCCACTTCCCGTTCAACTCATCGAGCGCCTCCAACATGTCGCCCGCGGCCTCGACCGCTGCTCTGGCGTTGTCCCTCTCGTCCCCTTCCTCCAAGGCCCCCCAGTGCGCCATCACCGCATCGCCGATGAACTTGTCGAGCGTGCCACCATGCTTGAACACGATGTCCACCATCCTGGACAAATACTCGTTGAGCTGGGCCACCAGTTCCGCCGGATCGCTGTCCTCGGAGCGGCTGGTGAAGCCGCGAACGTCCGAGAACAAGACCACCACCCGCCGTCTGCGGCCTGAGGCGACACCGCGATAGAGATCCGGATCACGCACCAGCGTGTCCGCCACATCGCGTGATACAAAGCGCCGGAACTCACGGTGCAGACGGCCGCGTTCAAGCCTCTCCGTCACAAGATCGTAGGACTGCGCCAGGATCCAGCCGGCGGCGAAGGTCCCCACCACCAGAACCACCATGACCAATACAAAGGCTTTCGCAGCGAGGAGATAAGAAGCCGCCAGCACCACGACCGCCAGCCCCAACGCGCCAACCGCGGAAACAATGGGGCGCTTGATCCACGCCGACCAAGCCACCGCCGCGGCCACCGCACAAAGCAGCAGCAGCAACCAGGTCCCGGTGGCGTGCTGCTTGTCCAGCGGCCGCACATACGCCCCTTCCAGCGCGCAGGTCAGGGCCTGGAGGTGGAGCTGGGGTCCGGTGATCACACCACCGATCGTGGCATGCTGGTCCTGGAACCGGGGAGCCGTCGGCCCGATCACCACGATCTTGTCCTTGAAAAAACTACCTTCACCGTAGTTCCGCTTCCAATCGTCGGGCACGAAGATCGAACGAACGCTGCGGGGGGCATAAATGCTTCTCGCGCCTTCCTTCCGGCCGAGCGCCAGCCTCATCTCCTGCCGTCCTTCCGGCACGGGTTTTCCAAGAGCCCGCAGGATTTCCCCCGCCAGGGAATAAACCCGCTCGGAGTCCTTGTGGGGACGACCGTTCATCTCGCTCAGCGTCGTGACATAGGAAACCGCGCGCACCTTGCCATCGTCATCCGGCTTGAAGTTGGCGAAACCACACCGCGTCTGATCCGGCCCCGGGCCGAATAGCTCCGGGATGGGCTCGATCAAGGTGTACAGCGTCTCACCTCCATCCTTCACCCCGGTTTCTGAGAACGCCGAAGTCAGAATCACCTTGTCCCGATGCCGCCCGATCGCTTCCGCAAGATCCAAGTCCGACTGGGGAAAAGTCTCCTCACTGAAAAACAGATCGATCACGATCAGCTTCGCTCCCGCGTCTGAAAGCTTGTCGATTGCCGCCGCCCACACCGAACGGTCCCATGGGAAGCGGGTGGTCATCATGCCAAGAATCGGATCGCCGGCGACCACCTGCGGGTCCACGTCCGTGCCGGAGAGACTGGCATCATCAATACCCAGCAGCACGATGTCCTGCCGTTCCTTCGGCCCTCCGGTCACCCGGAGAACGATGTCCCAAACCCCTCGGTCGGCACGCGCGGCAATCTCCTGCACGTGGCTGAGAACCGGGAAATCATCGGGCAGCACCATCACCAGCACCACCAGCGCGCTCCCCAGAAACGCCACCAGCGCCTTCCGGACGGAGCGTTTCCGGGTGATCGCGCGCAGGCTTGTCATGGCTACGTATTCTCCCTAATCTACACACGACTAACAGGAAAATCCCCGATGAGAACCGCCGGACTGCTATCCCTTGCACTCGTGCCTTCGCTGGCGACGGCGGACGTCCTGTCCTCCTTCGACCGCTTTCTGGGCGACTCTCGTCCGGACTACGATCCCACCCAGCTCGAAGCCCGTGAGGTCGACAGCGGCCGGGATTTCGCGCCCTTCTCGCCCGGCGATTCCGATCTCGGGGTCCAGGAAATCCTCGGCGAATACAAGGGCCTGCCTCCCGTGCGCCTGGAGCTTTCCACCGGCCTCTACTGGACGGACAATGCCCCGGCCGCCACCCGCCAGCTTGATGACGAATCCTGGTTCTGGACCGCCCGCGCCGCCGCTTCCTGGCAGCCACGCATCGGCCCCGGCTGGTTCGCCGACCTCGGGGTGGATGCCAGTCTCTTCGAGTTCGATGACGGAAATGCCAATGATTTCCAAAACTACGTGGTCTATGCCGGCGTGGTGAAGCTGCTCCCGGATCTGCAGGACCTGTTGCTCTACGGCCGCTTCGAATACCAGTTTCTCAATTTCGACAATGGCGGGGTTTTCTTCCCCGGGAATGACGACTACAGCGCCGCCCGCATCCGTGTGGGAGCGCAGAAGGTGCTCTTCAATACCCCGCACCATCATCTGGCAGCCGGTGTCAGCGCCGCCTTCGATCTGGCGGCGGATGATTCAACCCTCGAGCGCAACGAATACGCGCTGGATGTGAACTACACCTGGTTCATCCGGGACAATCTGAGCGCCACACTTTCCTACCGCGGAGCCTTCTGGGACTTTGACTCCCCCACCGGTGTCCTCCCGTTCTACACGGAGGACCGGCAGGACTTCAACCAGGTGGTCGGCCTCGAGCTGGCCTATCATCCGTGCAAGAACTCGAAGGTCTACACCTCGCTCTTCTTCAGCGACAGCAACTCCAACACTCCCTTCGGTGCGAACGATTCCCAGGCCTGGACCGCAGGGCTGGGCGTGGGTGCCGTGTTTGAATTCTAAACCCCGATCCCGCGATGAAAACGGCCTTCCTCACCACCACCGTTTCGCTGCTTGCGCTCGCCACCGGCCATGCGGATCCCCTCAAGTCCGCCAAGGTCACCGTGGCGGTCAATGAGGTGAAACTCCTCCCGGATGCCCAATCCGCCCGCCCGGCCCAGGTCGGAGACACCGTCAGCGGCTCCACCTCCGTGGAAACCGGCCGCCGCTCCCGTGCCGAGCTCACCTTCGCCGACAATACCGTCACCCGTCTCGGCCAGAATTCCGTCTTCTCTTTCCGCTCCGGCGGCCGGGACATGGAGCTGTCCCAGGGCACCATTCTCCTGCAGGTGCCGAAGACCAATGGCGGAGCCACCATCCGCACCGCCACCGTCACCGCCGCCATCACCGGCACCACGGTGATGTTCGAGTACAGCCCGAACAAGTGGATCAAGCTCGTAACCCTGGAGGGCAGGCAGAAGCTCTTCATCAAGGGCAGGAAGGACGCCATGGAGGTTCCCGCCGGGCAGATGATCATCATGCACCCCAATGGCCAGATTCTCCAGGCCCCAGTCACGGTCGATCTCGCCCGGATGGTCGGCACCTCCGCCCTGACCGGGAAAAACGGTAATTTCGGCCCCCTTTCCCCCCAGGCCGAGGGATTGATTGCGGACGCAATTGAAAAACAAAAGGAGCAGAAGCGCACCGGCGACCTGATCCCCACCTTCTCCGTCATCACCGGCCCCGGTGGCCGTGTGGGCGATCTTTCCATCCTCGGCCGCTCCGTGACCGGCTTTCATCCCGAGGTCAGCAACCCCGACGATATCGTACCCGGACCGGTCATCACGGGTCCCGGTGGTCCCTGAACCTTCCGTGCGGAAATGCCCCGGGACAGGGTGTTTCCGCTTCCCCATCGCCTGTTGATCCGCTTTCCTAACGCCCTCATCCCCATCCGACCGAGCCAAACATGGAACTGGACATCATCGACGTACATTTCGACCTCCGGGACATCAAACCCAAGGAGATCGAGGAAGCGCTCGAAGATCCTTTCTCCGTCCGCTTCATGCCGGATGTGGACCGTCCCGATGGCGAGGCCCGTTACTACGCGCTGGGACGCACCGTCTCGGACCGCTACCTGTTCCTGTGCTTCCGGACCGATGGCAAGGCCACGCGCATCATCGCCGCCCGCAACATGAGCGAGGGCGAGCAGCGCTTCTACGACCGCAAGTACAACGAACTCCGCTGACCCTTCCCCGCCTGATGAAACCTATCACCCGCTGGTCCGATATCCCGGAGTTCGCCGACGAGGAGGCCGAAGCCGTCTTCTGGCGCGAGAATGAACTCGACTCCCGCCTCATGGCCACCTCCGTGCAGGAGTCGGACACCAAGGAATCGACCACCATCACGCTGCGCTTCGACCCGCGCATGCTTTCCCGCATCAAGCGCATCGCCCGCTCCCGCTTCCTCAACTACCAGTCGATGATGAAGCAGTGGCTCGCCGAACGTCTTGAGGACGAGATGCGCAAGCAGTGATCCCCGCGTGATCTGATGCGCCTGCCCCGCCATCCGGCCTTCTGGCTGACCGCCTGGCTTGTGTGGTTCGGCACCCTGTGGTGGCTGTCCTCCGCACCACGTGAAATCCCGGGCACCCGGGACATCACCAATTTCGACAAGGCCTGTCATTTCGGCTACTTCTTCGGCGGCGCGGGACTGTTCGCCGCCTTCCTCTATCGCCTGCGCC belongs to Luteolibacter ambystomatis and includes:
- a CDS encoding DUF3307 domain-containing protein; translated protein: MFSAPIIGAVTSSGGQFDPALGGAVLFALLIGHALADYPLQGAFLAKAKDRHSDSGAMFAESVPPKGLWIHALTAHSLVHAGSVWIITGSVVLALIELVLHWIIDFAKCEGWTGFTTDQMLHVLCKIGYAAVIATGLVAAKGVICCP
- a CDS encoding adenylate/guanylate cyclase domain-containing protein, translated to MTSLRAITRKRSVRKALVAFLGSALVVLVMVLPDDFPVLSHVQEIAARADRGVWDIVLRVTGGPKERQDIVLLGIDDASLSGTDVDPQVVAGDPILGMMTTRFPWDRSVWAAAIDKLSDAGAKLIVIDLFFSEETFPQSDLDLAEAIGRHRDKVILTSAFSETGVKDGGETLYTLIEPIPELFGPGPDQTRCGFANFKPDDDGKVRAVSYVTTLSEMNGRPHKDSERVYSLAGEILRALGKPVPEGRQEMRLALGRKEGARSIYAPRSVRSIFVPDDWKRNYGEGSFFKDKIVVIGPTAPRFQDQHATIGGVITGPQLHLQALTCALEGAYVRPLDKQHATGTWLLLLLCAVAAAVAWSAWIKRPIVSAVGALGLAVVVLAASYLLAAKAFVLVMVVLVVGTFAAGWILAQSYDLVTERLERGRLHREFRRFVSRDVADTLVRDPDLYRGVASGRRRRVVVLFSDVRGFTSRSEDSDPAELVAQLNEYLSRMVDIVFKHGGTLDKFIGDAVMAHWGALEEGDERDNARAAVEAAGDMLEALDELNGKWMDEGREPFKIGVGLHLGEVLAGEIGSRERTEFGVIGDAVNLASRIEGMTKYFAVPLLVSGAVVDATDGNAKLRCVGSIRVKGRHEPVELHTLSRDPDLDEAFAVALALFQKGEFARAAEAFLELQRADPEDGAASRLAKWSADYAVEPPAGWDGTVVMGSK
- a CDS encoding FecR family protein, giving the protein MKTAFLTTTVSLLALATGHADPLKSAKVTVAVNEVKLLPDAQSARPAQVGDTVSGSTSVETGRRSRAELTFADNTVTRLGQNSVFSFRSGGRDMELSQGTILLQVPKTNGGATIRTATVTAAITGTTVMFEYSPNKWIKLVTLEGRQKLFIKGRKDAMEVPAGQMIIMHPNGQILQAPVTVDLARMVGTSALTGKNGNFGPLSPQAEGLIADAIEKQKEQKRTGDLIPTFSVITGPGGRVGDLSILGRSVTGFHPEVSNPDDIVPGPVITGPGGP
- a CDS encoding BrnT family toxin, which encodes MELDIIDVHFDLRDIKPKEIEEALEDPFSVRFMPDVDRPDGEARYYALGRTVSDRYLFLCFRTDGKATRIIAARNMSEGEQRFYDRKYNELR
- a CDS encoding CopG family antitoxin, whose amino-acid sequence is MKPITRWSDIPEFADEEAEAVFWRENELDSRLMATSVQESDTKESTTITLRFDPRMLSRIKRIARSRFLNYQSMMKQWLAERLEDEMRKQ
- a CDS encoding VanZ family protein; amino-acid sequence: MRLPRHPAFWLTAWLVWFGTLWWLSSAPREIPGTRDITNFDKACHFGYFFGGAGLFAAFLYRLRPAKPDWSTLLALCMVAGMVVGRMDEWHQTHVPNRSGDDINDFLADMTGTLCGVLVFRRMHRMVE